A stretch of DNA from Aspergillus flavus chromosome 3, complete sequence:
GTACCCGACAGCCATTTGCAGCAATATATGTTAATCTAATCTGATAAGGAAACCCCTCCACCAAGTAGTTCTTCAATCTAGACACGTTTCAAAATGAATCGGATGTTCAATTAAAATTTCAGATGagaagattattaataacgAAGACTGAGTCATGTAAAAGAGTTGTGTTCTTTCATTAAGGGTTCGGAGCCTACTGCTAAATTTTCCGAGCTCAGCCCACAGCCGTTATCTGATCTTATCCCCACCGATAAATTCCACTGTGAGATATGTTGAAACACACGGATTGGCCACAACGGACCCTCCATCAGTCTGTCGGACTGGTCCGCCACCAGTGGAGACAGGAACGCTAAGGCTGAGACCTGGAATTTTATTCTCCTTCCAGTTCTACAAGCGATGTGGTAAGACTTTAGGTGAAATCCTGGTTGAAAAACGTAAGATCTAGCTCTTGGAAGTTGGAACGACCTTGCTGATTGGAATGGGTCCCGGGTGGATATCTGTGATGAATGGAACGAGCTATCTACTAAGTTAGTACATGCTCCGTTGCTACTTTGGGTACCTACTACCGAGAGCCGAGAGATGAAAAGAGGCGTTTGATGGAACGCCCGGAAGGATCCAGACAAAGACAACTAGATCCCGAGGTATATTGACGCCTAGAATACGCGCTTATAACGTAGTATTTATGAACCGGCATCTTCCCCGACCTAGTTCTCTTGTGAAAACTTTTAGTCTGTGGTCCGGTCCTTTTATACTAGAAACAGCCTCGAGATGGCAGCTACACGACGTCTGCAACAGACTTTGTCCCATATTCAGCCGCCAAATGCGGTTGAGCAGCTTTCAATTGTTTACGGCCCTACACAACCTCCCCTGCTAGACATCACTCTCGGAGAGTTACTTGCACTACAGAGCCTTCAATATGGAGAACACGAGTGTCTGGTGTTCCCTTGGACAGGAACCCGATGGACATATTCCGCCCTAAACGACGAGGCCGATAGATTGGCTCAAGGCCTATTGGCCATTGGTATCCACAAGGGCGATCGAATAGGAATCATGGCTGGCAATTGTGAACAGTATAtctctgttttctttgcGGCAGCACGGGTCGGGGCTATTCTAGTGGTGCTTAACAATACTTACACGCCATCAGAGCTCTACTACGCTCTCGAACATACAGGTAGCTGCGCTTTCATCCATTATGAATTAGCTTCCATGCTGAGAGTTTATTCTTGTTATCTAGATTGCCGATTGTTGTTTATGACGCCTCGCATTGGTCGTCACAATTTAGAGGAGGTGCTGTCAAAGATGGGCCCTCATCCCAAGCGGAAAGGATCATCAGCTgcattggaagagatcgTCATTTTGCGGGGTGAACACTCTAATTTCCCAACATACAGCAGCGTCATTGAAAGAGGATTATCGGTTTCCAGCAATGCCTTGCTGGATCGACAGGCACAATTGAGACCTGATGATGTCTGCAATCTACAGTTCACCAGTGGCTCAACCGGAAACCCTAAAGCTGCCATGTTGACCCATCAGTATGTGCCCCCCTCAAATATCATGTTCTATGCAGCGTCGATCCCTAcatataattataatttgCATGACACTAACAAGATCACTCTTCCAGCAATCTGGTCAACAACTCCCGCTTTATCGGAGATCGAATGGACCTCACCTCCTTCGATATTCTGTGCTGCCCTCCACCCCTGTTCCATTGCTTCGGACTCGTCCTTGGAATGCTAGCTGTTGTCACACATGGAGCGAAGATCGTCTTCCCCAGCGAAACATTCGACCCGAAGTCGGTTCTCCACGCGATCTCCGATGAAAAATGTACTGCCCTCCACGGTGTCCCGACTATGTTTGAAGCCATCCTAAGCCTACCTAAACCGCCGAACTTTGACACACACAATCTACGCACTGGTATCATCGCTGGAGCCCCTGTGCCTCGCCCGTTGATGAAGAGGTTGTTCGAGGAATTGAATATGACACAGTACACTAGCAGCTACGGTGGGTGTTGGAACAATACCATCCCTACTTTATGTAAACACGACTCGAACTAACATCTACGCCTGTATTTATAGGTCTCACCGAAGCCTCACCCACATGTTTCAACGCAGTTACAACGGACACCATCGAAACCCGATTGAGAACAGTAGGCAAAGTGATGCCCCATGCGAAAGCGAAGATCATCGACGCAGAAGGCCGCATCGTCCCGGTCGGCCAACGAGGAGAACTATGCATCGCAGGCTACCAATTAACAAAAGGATACTGGAACAACCCCGACAAGACAGCCGAAACGCTTACGACCGACGCCGACGGCACCACGTGGTTGAAGACGGGAGACGAGGCCATATTCGATCCACAAGGGCGCTGCACCATCACGGGACGGTTCAAAGACATCATCATACGCGGTACGTTCACTACGTTCTACAAAACACCCCCCCCTACATTACAGTAGCCGTTATGACTGACCCGGTACGTCTTTTACAAAACAGGCGGCGAAAACATCTACCCGTTAGAAATCGAGGAGCGACTGGCAAGCCACCCAGCCATCGAGGTTGCATCGGTGATCGGCATTCCTGACCACAAGTACGGTGAGGTGGTTGGGGCCTTCATCGCTCTGGCTCCTGGTTACGAGAACAAGCGACCATCGGACGAGGAGTTGCGGGTCTGGACACGAGAGAAGTTGGGCCGGCATAAGGCTCCGCAGTATGTGTTCGTGTTTGGCGAAGAGGGTGTGGATCGAACAATCCCAATTACGGGCAGTGGAAAAGTCCGGAAGGTGGATTTGCGGAAGACTGCGGCGCAGGTTCTGGAACGGCGCACGAAAGCGAATTGAGTACGCACTACGCCTGCGCTTGTTCCCATTGAAATGATATACAGCTGTACATAGCTAGATGAATACCCTACGAGCAATTGATTTTCGTCTTTAGACTACTACTATTCATATTCAGAGCAAGACGCACCCAACGACACCAATATCGTTATTCCAGCTGGAATAATCCGTAGCGAAGCCTGAAacgagaaacaaaaataacTCGGACAAGTAAGGAGGAATTGCCCAATCAAACAATCAATAGCCCCACTCGAACCTCCGAGAATAGTGGCCCATTAATCCAATTTCCAAGAGTAAATTAAGAGAGAATCCcgggtaaaaaaaaaaaaaaaaaagcaagaggagaaagaataTGAAAAGATAGTGGGGGTAAGGGGGCGGGGGCATCCAATGATAACAATTTAAGTGCATCAGATTAGACAATCATCTAATCAGATGGAATTGCGCCAAGAAAGTTACATTAGGGCACCGAGCAGAATATTTTCTTACGCGATCCATGACGCTGACTGCCCCCACTTgggcttcattttcttcatgcaaaagaaaaatttgaACTCCGGTCTCGGCTATTCATTTAATCTCTTACATAAGTGTGAATAAGATCGTGTCTTGAGTTTCGACGCTTCGCAATAAAGTCTGATATCACGGATCAGATAATTTTAATTGAGCTGTGGAGATCTTAGCGCTTTTCGTCTCGCTTATAGTACGCAGTACAGAGAGGTGGTCCGCAGAcaggaaaaggcagagaggaaaaaagcgaagaaagaaaaaaaaaaaggaaaatgtaGTGCCAAGATATTACCAGATGCTCCACTTTGTCCGAGTATGAGAGACAAAGCCCAGTAATATTACAAGGTATCCTTACTAGAGATTCATGACCCCCATTAAGAAACGAGGgatatatacaagaactGCACAGAAAGATATCGTGAGGCCCTCAACATAACTACTCAGATTGCGAAACGGACTATGTCCCAGCCTATCTGCACAGTTCAGTTTATAGCATAACTCTGAACAAATTTCCAAACTAAAGTTAGACATATAGTCCAACCCCGTGAACTTCAATTACTTGGGCGCCCCGAGGACGTCTTTATCCAGAGGCTATACAAGAGTATGCAGTGCATGATGCGTATATATCGGAGCTGCTCGAGAACACTGCTCCTATTTGTAATCTAGGCACCCTGAGGTCTTTCTAGTAATAGCGGACAATCACATATATTCTCTATCGATACATTGCAAGGACTAGATGGAGAAGCGTGTGTATTGAATTGGGATTTACTGCTTGCGCATGCTTGCTCATAGAGCAATTATTGGAGGACTGATGGTGTGTAGTTTTGAATAAGGATTCTGGGATACGTAGTAGTCCTGTCTTCTGGACAAGATATAGGGCGAAGCCAGAGGAGACTCTGGTGGAGGCTCGCACGTTTCTGACGTGATGGAAGCTCCAACAATTGGACTTCAAATGGAAACCCTACCTCTATCAGGACGTACTACAGTAAATGACAACAGATTGGTAAATCCTGGTAGCTAACATGGGTGATTATGATTGTGAGGGGAAAATAGATGCTATGTTGCTGGCCTAGCAGTCTGTATTCTCTTTCTAGGCAACGATGTACGTAAAATGTCTATTTAACTTGTACATAAGAGGTCGCATACATTGTTTCAATTCCATCCACGTCTCGTATACAATCCCAATTACATCTAGTAAGCTTTAGTACATCTTTAGTCCTTGCTAATGCGGTGCGATCCCTTTTTGTTTGAGACTTGAGCGAAACTGAACGTAATGCGTGTATGAAAAGGATGGCAACTCCAGAGGTAGGATACCTTTATATGTCCAAAGGGAGCATCACACCTGGAACTACTTACCTCGACTCTGTTCGGGATAGCTTAATATTCATCGTTCTTCTTGTACGGTTGGGAAAGAGGTACCTAGCTCTGGAAGTTGGCGCAAACACCATGGTTACTTAGATTGAAGAGAGCGTAGTAGCACTTCATTACAGCTGCGTAGACTTAAAAACTAGCAGAGACATCTAGCAAGATGTATATAGCTCTTTGGATCACTCTAAGAGTCTAGGGTCTGGGGACATTACGACAGCTTCAGGGCCATACAATCTGCTGAACCCATGCTTCCACACCCTCGGAACCTCGACCGACACTCCTGCAACGGCCCGGCACTCCTTCGATGCTCTAGAGTATGCACCTAACTCTAGTCTATACGCATACCTTGTTAGATGTTGATGATCTTTTTCtacaaaaagagagaattgTATCACCAAGGTATGCAAAACAATACTATCAATCAATAACGTATGGTATGTATCGAGTGTATGGTAACACTGGTTGATGTAATGTATTCCGTGAACGATACCAATTTCGATACAATGCACTAATCCTCATACAGCAACTGTCCCACTCAGACAGCAAATTTTCTTTCCGACAGTGTCCCACGCAATATTTTTTCTTGGAGACTGAAATACGTGGTAAATGGCGCAATCCATTCGTATCCGGTGCGACGCGCAGAGCTTTTGAGCTCCGACATGACGAGAAGTGGGTTCTTGTTTTTACATAGTAATTATAAGTAGGTCGGGCACAAATTTTCTTTAGCACAGCACATCCTGCAATTTTGTAGGAGCCGACGTCGCCAGGTTTAACTAGTTCTTCGTGTTGATGCTTCTAGGGAACTAAGTCGTGTGTTGATAGAACGTGGGACGTGATTCAGAGTCATGGGGGCAGGCTGTTGGTCATCTGCAGGGACTCATTTGCATCTCGTAATGTAACATACCCACGGAGACAATCCCAGCGCACCAAGACGATCATCCCATCTTGCATATGTATAGCACGGGGTGTGGGAATTACAAGGATAGCAAATTAAGGGGGAGATCATTCACAACGAATATAAAAAGGCTTTGAGCGCAACCATAGTCGTGAGGTACTTCGGGTATGCACAAACTCTGCCTCCCCTGTACATGAACTGTTCAGCTGGCCTAGTCTGCCGCATATTGCCTGAGGCTGGCCTAAGGAAAACTTTTCTACTCCTTCAGGTTTAAACTCTGAATTCCTTGGTGCTCCACCTTTGTGTCCTCGAGAAAGCACACTCGATAGGGTATGCCCTTGAAGCATGATCCCAAGATCAGATAACTTTAGTCTTTAGGTGAGACTCCAGGCgggacaaagaaacagaaaggCCGGTTGCGATGGAGGGGTGACTTCGGATCAGATAACGGTAACTGAGGTGTCTCGAGCTGGCGGGTCTGTCCACGAACACTGAtggtatacggagtactcagTGGAGTTTCCGTTTTCggtctttccttctcttttctattatttccttcttttcttttcttaacaaaaagtaaaataataattcaaCTCCACTCTCCTCACCGAGTTTCTCTTAGGCAATCAAACCCGCAATGGGTTACGCTCCCCGTTCTTAACCGGGATCTGATAAGATACGAGAAACTTTACTTGGCGCGGGCAGATGGCAGGATCCGGAATGGTGAGACAATCTGATTAGACATCGGCAATGCATATACTTCCCTTCCTAAGCAATACCCCATTACATCAGATACTTCTCCCCTTCATGAGCGTCAAATCCAAAGTAATAGACTCCATGCTCCCGCCAATAGACCAACATACGCAGTAGCGCATACTACATAACATACTGCCACCCTcctattttttaatctccGGGACAATAAATCCATTCGTACTCGTCTAATATAGAAGCCTCTATTAGCTCCACTGTTCCGGAGTCCCTGATCCTTGGCTTCGGATCCATTTCGCCAATGTAGGCGCAGCACGCGTCCGGTCGTTGCCGTGGTCTTTAAAAGAAGAATCCCCGTTCTCAATGGTCCCTCCGGCATCAACTGAATATCATCCTTGTTTTCCTGGTCGCTGCCATCTCCTCTCTTGAGTTTTGTTCTTTCATCCATTGATATCCCCCGTAGACCGTCGCTACAATGCCCTCCAACGAAGCTCTtacccctcttcttcgccagTTCCGCGTCTTAATCGCTGGTGGCTCATACGGCGGACTAAGCGCAGCCCTGACACTACTTGATCTTTCCAAGGGTCGCCTTGCTCGCTTCAACTACACAGAGGGCGCCAAACCCCCACAGTACCAAATCCCAATCCAAATCACCGTTGTAGATGAAAGAGACGGTTTCTGTGAGTATCCTCACATTCGCTACCCCATCACTGGTTACTGATATATGACGTGTACTTTTAGATCACCTAATTGGTTCACCAAAAGCATTGGCATGCGACAAGTTCGCTGCAAAGACATGGACACGATTCTGTGACATTCCCGCATTGAAGTCCCCAAATCTCCAAATCGTGCGCGGGAGCGTGAACACCGTGGATTTCCAAAATAAGGTCGCCCAGATCCTTGATCTTGAGACTAAAGAAACGAGACAGGAGAAGTACGACTTCTTTATTGCGGGCACCGGTCTCCGTCGTGTATTTCCGACTGTGCCGCAGTCGTTGAAGAGGGAAGAGTTCCTAAAGGAAGCGACGGGTCATAAGGAGGCTATTCGGAATGCGGATGAgggtgttgttgttattggAGGAGGTAATATTTGTCTCGTCCTTTGGTAGAAGGAGCTCTGGCTAACTGTGATATTTCAGGCGCTGTTGGTGTTGAGATGGCTGCTGAGTTGAAGGAGCTAGATCCTCAACAGAAGGTTACGCTTGTTCATTCTAGGGACCGTTTGCTTTCTGCGGAGCCCTTGCCGGACGACTTTGCGGAGCGTGTTGTCGCCGAGCTCAGGGAGCAGGGCGTTGAGGTGATTCTGGGTCAACGGGTTATTGATACCACAGCAGTagaggaagaacaagggaaGCGCACATGGAGTCTGACCTTGGCCAACGGAACGAAACTCAAAGCCGGTCACATTATGAATGCTGTTTCGAAAAGCTCGCCTACCTCATCGTATCTGCCCAAGGATGCCTTGACCGAAGAGGGTTATGTTAAGATTCGCCCGAAGTATGTCACCTCATACCCCTATTTTTGGATTTTTGATGGTTTAGAGAACTAACTTTATGACAGTTTGCAATTCGCCAATCCGGTCCCTAACGCAGAGAACCACTTCGCGGTTGGTGATATCGCTCAGTGGGCCGGCATCAAGCGTTGTGGAGGTGCCATCCATATGGGCCACTATGCAGGAACCAACATCCATCAGCTTATGCTAGCAGAGGCCACTAAGGCTAAGCCTGAATTCATGAACCTCATCAACTACCCACCTGTCATGGGGCTGGCCTTGGGACACACGGCAGTCTCGTATACCCCTGACGAGGGAACTAAGCATGGCAAGGAGCTCCTGGGGACTTTGTTTGGCGAGGATATGGGCTACAGTAGTAAGTTACTCCATCAGAGGCGAACTATCGCTGCTCTGACAGAACAAATAACTAACCTCGCATAGTCTGTTGGAACTATATGAAGATGTCCGAGCCGTGCCAGGCATGATTTCAGATTTTGAAACAGTACTCctttctatatctattttaggTTCGCCTATCCATGACCGAGCTGGAATCTGGAGTTGGATAGGCGATTAtcatttttcattttcttttcctgtttcgCTTTTCCTAcctttttatataagttCGTTTAACTCGAAGTGGTATTGTGGCCAAAAATGACTTACGAGCTAATGGCGCTGTGGCTCTCTGAACTTGTTTAATCATGCAATGAATATTAAGACTTGCCTCTGCATTTTTGAACATTATTAAAGCAGTCCTGGATCTCAAAGATATACTAGAATATAACAACCGACGCCAAATACATGACATGATATTCATTACCATTAATTCTCAGCCAGAGCTTCTCTCCGCGACTTGGACTGTGTGTCAAAATACGGGGCCTCGCCTAAACTGCAGACTCGGTCACCAGCCCGAGCTTCTGCATAGTCGTATGTCGCGCAGTGCCAAGTTGATCTGTTATCCCAAATTGCCATGTCGTTCTTGTTCCACTTGAACCGAACCTGGGCGTCGTGGTTTTGCGTGACGAGCTAATGCTGTcagtatatatctttaaGACACAAAGGGTCTGGCCAACTCACGTTGAATAGATATTGTAATAACATGTCAGACTCGTCTTTGGTTACCCCGTTGATACGACGGGTAAATCCCTTGTTCACGTACACTGACTTCCATCCGGTAACCGCTATTGCAAGGTCAGTCATACCAGATCCCAAATCGAAGGCACAGAGAAAGTGAGAGAGGGGACATACGATTCGTCCGCACAACCGGATGCACAGCCGTAAGTTCCTCCCCATGATTAAGAGGCGAACCCCGAACCCCCTTTCGTAAAGGATTGCCCAATCTCCGCGCCTCATCATGAAAGAACGTAGCATCATGCGTCGCCGTCAACCCTTCCAAGAACTCCGCCATTTGCGGCGAGAGACGATCATAGATCTCATAGCCCGAGGCCCAGAGCGTGTCGCCGCCTGTCTCAGGGAGAGTATGAATCTTCAGCATTGCATAATCGGATGGTACTCGCTCGAAACTGATGTCGGTGTGCCATCCTACTGAAGCGAAACGGCTCGTGTCGCTGAGCTGATGTGTGAGACCacctcctttcttttgcttctcgCTGCTGATGACGCTGATTTGGTCGCCCAGTtcgcttccttcttctgtcAGTGGGTGGACGTGTAAAGTTGATGATTCTGGCTGTTTGGTTTGTTAGTGAGTCTGCGGAGAGTATGGGTTGGGGTGTTTTGAGGGGGGGGGATTGCTCACGCATCCTGCGAGGATTGATAGTTTTTCACCGAATTGGCGCATTTCTTGTGCGGTTAGGTCTTGGTTGCGGAGGAAGACTACGCCTCGTCTGGAGACTGGGAATTGTTAGAATGGTGAATTGATATGACCATGAGACTCTGTGTCCACTAACTCGTCGCAGCAAGGTCTTTGATTATCCGATCGCATTCTTCTGACTTTAGGATCTCGGCGACTTGGACACCATGGTATTCTCTCCCGATAACGGGCGTGAGGTCATGATGGGTATATGTGTCTAGAGTGCCGGTATATTCCAACGGTTGGGAGATGCGTGGACGAGATTGTTCATTGCCTCCCCGTATCGTTGTGGGAGTCGCATTATCGACAGCGGTAGGCATGATGAATGAAGCTTCTCTCCGACCTATATAGAGGATGTATAtcccaaaaaaaaatctagagagCCTGAAGTTTCGGTGCTGGTTTAAATTGCAAGAAATGGAGACAATATGTACAACCCCCTGACGACAGGGAATCACAccatttctatatatctTCCCTTCCACGATAAGACATCGCAAAAGACACTATTATCCCCACATCGCCTCGTGAATACGTTTCAGTGTGTCTTTGAAGCCGACTTTCCGGATAGCAATCAGCCACGGCTATGCCCCTCCTTTGGGCCGTTCATGCAGATATTCCATTGGTGTGAAGAGAAGCTTGGCCACGAGTCGTTCGACGCCCCCGCATTTATTGGCATTCGAGATGGGGGAATCGCAGGTGGTCATTGGCTGGTGTCGGTGAAATTCTCGGAGGGCTCGTCATGTCGTCTAAACGATGGTGTGCTTCTAGCTTTCCGTGGTGCAATTTCATCCTCTAGCCTATTTTGGTTCGAATCTCCCCGGCTCAAGGACTACTGTACAAGGCCACGACAGTTTATGGAGTCCTCGTTACGAATAAAAGTCACTTGCTGAATGATGATGCAATCGTCATTTCGTCGCTGCAGAGATCATTCTATACATACGGAGTCATTGTCAGTTTGTTGCCCGGCTAAGTGTTTCTCCGGTGGCCATGCTTGGACAATAATTGTCGCAAGATACAGTTCGCCCACTGTGTTCGTTCATCCTTaagctatattaaaattaacaTTAAAGGGCATTACAACATAATCATCTCTCTGGCCAAAATAAAGGTAACCGTTCCAAGGGAGAATAGACACATGGCAGTGGACGGTGCCACGGTTCCATCCGCCCCGGAAGTGCCAACCCACGCATTATAATTCTGGaaccccttctcctccttagGACACTCGGATGTGATATGCTCTCCAGAGATACTAGCTATCTCCTTATCGCCTCGTGATATGCTCACCTTCACCTCTCCAGACTGGGTGAATGGCACACTACCATGGTAGATACCCTTTCCATCCTTGGGGGTGTTATCCCAGCTCCCTGTCACCTTGGTCTTTCCGATACTGACCGTGACATCAGCTGTGGAGTTGAGAAGGGCTGAGTACATAATGCGATCGTGGACAATCTCCGACGGCTTGTACTCGACCTGGCCCTGACTCTCGGAGTTGCCGGTAGTACCGCCAGTGGTGCATGCCGATGCAGGATGCAGGCGGTACCAGGTCACcacattctcttccttgataGGGATTGTCGAGTTCGGGTTCTTGTACTGATCAACGACGTACGGCAAGAATGTGCGCCAGCCATCGTGGGGCATGTTGTTGGCGTAGTTGAAGGGGGCCTCCCCGCGGTTAAACGCCTCATAGCCATCCTTGTGCAGCGGACCAATATAATGAGACTCGCCGTAGTCATTCCAAGAAATGATTTGAACAAACTCCGGTTGGAATGAAATGACCTCCTCCCAACGATCATACCACAGATTATCACCAGCCCATACCCAATTCTTGTCAAAGCCCGGCATATTAGTGTAGAACCAAGGCGAGACGGGCATCATGTACGGGCGACCATTCAACGCATGTCTGTATGCATCATCAGCTGAGGTGTTCATGCGGGTAGGGCCATTTGGCCAGGCAGCCCAGCTGAACAGTCCATCCACGTATGTTCTGTTGGCGGCGGCTTCGGGACCAATTGACGAAAAGTCGGGAATGAAGAAGGAGTCGGTTTGTTTCTTGATATCGGGCCAGTCTTTGGACGTTGCGCCCTCGAAGGTGGACATGAAGGGCTTCGAGTCGTACTTGTAGTAGGCGGGGTGGTCTTTATATTTGTTCATAAGGTCGATCGTGTCTTGCTTAGGCCAGGATCCGTTGCCAGCATAAtcgaaggagaagaagagtttGAAGTCGAGGTCTTCGGCTTGCTCGAATGCTTTGTCAAGGGTCGCGGGGAGCATCTCGTTGTGGGCCATATTCAGCGCGAACCCATCTATGTGGGCGTTCTGGGCTAGTTGAATGTCGTTCTTCCATTCTTTATCTGAGAATTCGGCACTATTGCCCACCTAGTATGAGATAAACCTGTTATTTGGGATATTTGAGGCGGGTTGAGAGGGTTGAGTACCATGAAGTGAGCAAAGACTGCCTTTGCCTGGACTTGTGCGCTGCACCATGACAGTAGGGCAAGAGCGTAAAGCCGCTGCATGGTGGCTGGGGTGGACTTTGACAGAT
This window harbors:
- a CDS encoding long-chain-fatty-acid-CoA ligase; the encoded protein is MAATRRLQQTLSHIQPPNAVEQLSIVYGPTQPPLLDITLGELLALQSLQYGEHECLVFPWTGTRWTYSALNDEADRLAQGLLAIGIHKGDRIGIMAGNCEQYISVFFAAARVGAILVVLNNTYTPSELYYALEHTDCRLLFMTPRIGRHNLEEVLSKMGPHPKRKGSSAALEEIVILRGEHSNFPTYSSVIERGLSVSSNALLDRQAQLRPDDVCNLQFTSGSTGNPKAAMLTHHNLVNNSRFIGDRMDLTSFDILCCPPPLFHCFGLVLGMLAVVTHGAKIVFPSETFDPKSVLHAISDEKCTALHGVPTMFEAILSLPKPPNFDTHNLRTGIIAGAPVPRPLMKRLFEELNMTQYTSSYGLTEASPTCFNAVTTDTIETRLRTVGKVMPHAKAKIIDAEGRIVPVGQRGELCIAGYQLTKGYWNNPDKTAETLTTDADGTTWLKTGDEAIFDPQGRCTITGRFKDIIIRGGENIYPLEIEERLASHPAIEVASVIGIPDHKYGEVVGAFIALAPGYENKRPSDEELRVWTREKLGRHKAPQYVFVFGEEGVDRTIPITGSGKVRKVDLRKTAAQVLERRTKAN
- a CDS encoding putative apoptosis inducing factor; this translates as MPSNEALTPLLRQFRVLIAGGSYGGLSAALTLLDLSKGRLARFNYTEGAKPPQYQIPIQITVVDERDGFYHLIGSPKALACDKFAAKTWTRFCDIPALKSPNLQIVRGSVNTVDFQNKVAQILDLETKETRQEKYDFFIAGTGLRRVFPTVPQSLKREEFLKEATGHKEAIRNADEGVVVIGGGAVGVEMAAELKELDPQQKVTLVHSRDRLLSAEPLPDDFAERVVAELREQGVEVILGQRVIDTTAVEEEQGKRTWSLTLANGTKLKAGHIMNAVSKSSPTSSYLPKDALTEEGYVKIRPNLQFANPVPNAENHFAVGDIAQWAGIKRCGGAIHMGHYAGTNIHQLMLAEATKAKPEFMNLINYPPVMGLALGHTAVSYTPDEGTKHGKELLGTLFGEDMGYSICWNYMKMSEPCQA
- a CDS encoding putative TfdA family taurine dioxygenase, with the translated sequence MPTAVDNATPTTIRGGNEQSRPRISQPLEYTGTLDTYTHHDLTPVIGREYHGVQVAEILKSEECDRIIKDLAATISRRGVVFLRNQDLTAQEMRQFGEKLSILAGCPESSTLHVHPLTEEGSELGDQISVISSEKQKKGGGLTHQLSDTSRFASVGWHTDISFERVPSDYAMLKIHTLPETGGDTLWASGYEIYDRLSPQMAEFLEGLTATHDATFFHDEARRLGNPLRKGVRGSPLNHGEELTAVHPVVRTNPVTGWKSVYVNKGFTRRINGVTKDESDMLLQYLFNLVTQNHDAQVRFKWNKNDMAIWDNRSTWHCATYDYAEARAGDRVCSLGEAPYFDTQSKSRREALAEN
- a CDS encoding putative extracellular alpha-1,3-glucanase/mutanase, which translates into the protein MRKSRPLCLYLSKSTPATMQRLYALALLSWCSAQVQAKAVFAHFMVGNSAEFSDKEWKNDIQLAQNAHIDGFALNMAHNEMLPATLDKAFEQAEDLDFKLFFSFDYAGNGSWPKQDTIDLMNKYKDHPAYYKYDSKPFMSTFEGATSKDWPDIKKQTDSFFIPDFSSIGPEAAANRTYVDGLFSWAAWPNGPTRMNTSADDAYRHALNGRPYMMPVSPWFYTNMPGFDKNWVWAGDNLWYDRWEEVISFQPEFVQIISWNDYGESHYIGPLHKDGYEAFNRGEAPFNYANNMPHDGWRTFLPYVVDQYKNPNSTIPIKEENVVTWYRLHPASACTTGGTTGNSESQGQVEYKPSEIVHDRIMYSALLNSTADVTVSIGKTKVTGSWDNTPKDGKGIYHGSVPFTQSGEVKVSISRGDKEIASISGEHITSECPKEEKGFQNYNAWVGTSGADGTVAPSTAMCLFSLGTVTFILAREMIML